The proteins below are encoded in one region of Oncorhynchus kisutch isolate 150728-3 linkage group LG14, Okis_V2, whole genome shotgun sequence:
- the slc66a3 gene encoding solute carrier family 66 member 3, whose product MESDKVLHIANFSTLFVCMVLKFPQIFVLMRAKSTTGVSLNSLLLELTGFIVFVTYQMYYDYPPPTYLEYPILIAQDVILLLLILHYNGSLKQSLIYAVVFVVGWQLLTVQKWIIDLAMSLCTFISAGSKFAQLQCLWQSKDSGQVSALSWGMATYTCFARIYTTSVTTGDMQVLVRFIVMALLNSWVLATVLYYRKRAGEVQKKQD is encoded by the exons ATGGAATCAGACAAGGTACTACATATCGCTAACTTTAGCACACTGTTTGTGTGCATGGTGCTAAAGTTTCCGCAAATATTTGTTTTGATGCGCGCGAAATCGACAACGGGTGTCAGCCTCAACAGTCTTCTGCTGGAGCTAACCGG GTTCATTGTGTTTGTCACCTACCAGATGTACTATGACTACCCACCCCCAACCTACTTGGAGTACCCCATCCTCATTGCTCAAG ATGTCATCCTCCTGCTCTTGATTCTACATTACAATGGCAGCCTGAAGCAGAGTCTGATCTATGCAGTTGT GTTTGTGGTAGGCTGGCAACTACTCACTGTGCAGAAGTGGATAATTGATTTGGCCATG aGCCTGTGTACATTCATCAGTGCTGGCAGTAAATTTGCCCAGCTCCAATGCCTGTGGCAGTCCAAGGACTCAGGGCAGGTTAGCGCCCTCTCCTGGGGTATGGCTACCTACACATGTTTTG CAAGGATTTACACCACCAGTGTGACAACTGGAGACATGCAGG TTCTGGTGCGATTTATTGTCATGGCACTGCTGAATTCATGGGTGCTAGCTACAGTCTTGTACTACAGGAAAAGGGCTGGGGAAGTACAGAAGAAGCAGGATTAA